A segment of the Actinomycetes bacterium genome:
AGCCCCGACGTAGGCGCCCTCGGTATTCTCGCGCACCACCAGCAGGTCGATGTCGTCCGGCCCGGCGCCGGCCAGTGGTGAGGCGACCCCTGGGTAGAGCTTTACCGGCCTGAGGTTCACGTAGAGGTCGAGCTCGAACCGGAGCCGCAGCAGCAGGCCACGCTCCAGCACCCCGGGCGGGACGTCGGGCCGGCCGACCGCGCCGAGGAGGATGGCGTCGACCTGCCCGAGCTCCTTGAGCACGGTGTCGGGGAGGACCTCGCCGGTGGCGAGGTACCGGTCGGCGCCCAGGTCGAACTCGACCCAGTCGACCCCGAAGCCGAGGCGCGCGCCGGCGGCGTCGACCGCCTTGCGCGCCTCGGCGACCACCTCGGGGCCGATGCCGTCCCCGGGCAGCACGGCCACCACATGGGAGCGCGACGGCCGGCTCAGGCCGTCGCCGTGGATGCCTGGAGCGTCCCCCGCAGGCGGGCTCCATGCGGGTTCGCGCGAAGCGCCCATCAGGCCTCCGTGCCGAACACGCGGCCGAGGGCGGCCCGGCGCTCGCGCTCCTCGTCGGCCGGGTCGGGAGCGGTCGAGTCGTGCGCGGCCGCGTCGGTGGGGCCGACGCGCACGGCGAACACGCGGGCCAGGGCGGCATGCGTCTCGCTCGCGGGCGCGTGCCGCGTGGCGATGGGCTGGCGGGTCATGCTGGCACTCCTTGGGTGCTGACCGGTTGGGGACGGGACGGGGCGGTGCGGGCGAGCCGGTTCACCGCCTGCAGGTAGGCGCGCGCCGAGGCCTCCACGATGTCGGTGGCCACGCCGCGCCCGGTTACTCGGTTCCCCTGCGGCGTCTCGACCTGCACGGTGACGTCACCGAGGGCGTCGGTCCCCCCGGTCACGGCCGAGACGTGGAACTCGACCAGCACCGCGTCGATCCCGACCGCCTTGGCGATCGCGGCGCAGGCGGCGTCGACCATGCCGTCGCCCACGGCCGACTCCTCGGCCACCCGGCCGTCGTGGCTGAGCCGGACCGTCGCGGTCGGCGACATGACCGTGCCGCCCGCCACCTGGAGGCCGACGAAGCCCCACGCCTCCTCGTCGGCGAGCACCTCGTCGGCCACGATGGCTTCGAGGTCCACGTCGGTGATGCGGGTCTTGCGGTCGGCCGTCTCCTTGAAGCGGGCAAAGGCGCGGGCGAGCGCCTCGCGGTCCAGCTCGAACCCGAGCCGGCGCAGCGCGTCGTCGACCGCGTGGCGACCGGAGTGCTTGCCGAGCACGATCTGGCTGCCCTCCTGGCCGACGGCGGCCGCGTCGATGATCTCGTAGGTGCCTTTGTCGGCCAGCACGCCGTGCTGGTGGATGCCGGACTCGTGGGCGAACGCGTTCTTGCCCACGACCGCCTTGTTGTACTGGACCGGGTAGCCGGTCAGGCGGGACACGAGCCGGGAGGCCCGGGCCAGCTCCTCGGTGCGCACGCCGGTCTCCACCCCGGGGAACTGGTCGGGGCGGATGCGCAGCGCCATCACGACCTCCTCGAGCGCGGCGTTGCCGGCGCGCTCCCCGATGCCGTTGACGCACACCTCGACCTGGCGGGCGCCGGCCTGCACGGCCGCGAGCGAGTTGGCGGTGGCCAGGCCCAGGTCGTTGTGGCAGTGGCAGGAGACCACGTAGTCGCCGGCCACCTGCTCGCGTACGTGCCGGATGAGGGTGCCGAAGTCCCAGGGGATGCCGTAGCCGACCGTGTCGGGGATGTTCAGGGTGGTGGCGCCGGCGTCCACCGCCGCCTGCAGCACCTCGAGCATGAAGTCGACCGGGGTCCGGGTGGCGTCCTGGGGGCTGAACTCGACGTCGTCGGTGTGCTCCCGGGCCCGGCCCACGCCGCCCCGGGTCTCGGCCACCACCTGGGCCGGGGTCATGCGCAGCATGTGCTCCATGTGGCTCGGGCTGGTCGAGATGAACACGTGGATGCGCGCCTGCTGGGCGTCGCGCAGCGCCTCCCAGCAGCGGTCCACATCGGCCAGCTGGGTGCGCGAGAGCGCGGCCACAGTCGACCCCTTGACCGTGCGGGCGATGCCCCGTACGGCCTCGAAGTCGCCCTGGCTCGCGACCGGGAACCCGGCCTCGATGACGTCCACGCCGAGCCGTGCCAGCTGCTCGGCGATCTCCAGCTTCGCCTTGGCGTTGAGGTTGATGCCCGGGGACTGCTCGCCGTCCCTCAGGGTCGTGTCGAAGATCGTGATCCGCTCGGCCACTGCCGAATCCCTCCAGTGCGTGCTCCGCTTCCGTCTCCTGTCGCGCCGTGGGGGTCTCCGTGAGGCAGCCGGCACAAGGCCGCCCCACGGCAGCGAAGGATGAGGAGGCTGCGGCTGTGCACGGAGGTCGTCCGGATCACGCCCCTGCTCCTGGTTCGGCTGGGAGGTGGATGAAGGTGCCGTCGTGGGCGCCGATCTCGTCCACCACCCGTTCCAGGACGCCGGTGGGTATGCCAGCGTCCACGGTGAGCGCCATCAGGGCTTCGCCGCCCTGCTTGCGTCGTCCAACTTGCATGCTTGCGATGTTCACGCCGGCCGCGCCGAGGATCGTGCCGACCCGGCCGATGACACCCGGGCGGTCCTCGTAGAACAGGAACGCCATGTGCTCGCTGGGGGCCATGTCGAGCTCGATGCCGTTGACCGAGACCAAGCGCTCGGCGTCCCGCGGGCCGACCGTGGTCCCGGCCACGCTCACCGGGCCCCTGGGGCCGTCGCCGGAGAGCGTGACCAGGTTGACCCAGTCGCGGCTCTGGCCGGTGCGCATCTCGGCCACCTCGATGCCGCGCTCGGCCGCCAGCAGCGGAGCGTTCACGTAGGTCACCGGTTCGTGCACGACCGGGGTGAACATGCCCTTGAGCGCGGCCAGGTTGAGCACCCGGGTGTCGTGGTCGGCGAGCTTGCCGACGTACTCGACGGTGACCCGGCCGCCGCCGACGACCAGGGCCCGGCCCCCGGGGCCCCCGCCGGTGAAGGCGGTGTAGAGGCGGCCCAGCTTCTCCACCAGCGGCAGGAACGGGCGCAGGGCGTCGGGCACCGGTCCCGCGTCCACGTTGACCGCATTGGGCACGAACTGGCCCGACAGCGCGAGGATGAGCTGCTCGGCG
Coding sequences within it:
- a CDS encoding 2-isopropylmalate synthase; amino-acid sequence: MAERITIFDTTLRDGEQSPGINLNAKAKLEIAEQLARLGVDVIEAGFPVASQGDFEAVRGIARTVKGSTVAALSRTQLADVDRCWEALRDAQQARIHVFISTSPSHMEHMLRMTPAQVVAETRGGVGRAREHTDDVEFSPQDATRTPVDFMLEVLQAAVDAGATTLNIPDTVGYGIPWDFGTLIRHVREQVAGDYVVSCHCHNDLGLATANSLAAVQAGARQVEVCVNGIGERAGNAALEEVVMALRIRPDQFPGVETGVRTEELARASRLVSRLTGYPVQYNKAVVGKNAFAHESGIHQHGVLADKGTYEIIDAAAVGQEGSQIVLGKHSGRHAVDDALRRLGFELDREALARAFARFKETADRKTRITDVDLEAIVADEVLADEEAWGFVGLQVAGGTVMSPTATVRLSHDGRVAEESAVGDGMVDAACAAIAKAVGIDAVLVEFHVSAVTGGTDALGDVTVQVETPQGNRVTGRGVATDIVEASARAYLQAVNRLARTAPSRPQPVSTQGVPA